A window of Bombus terrestris chromosome 4, iyBomTerr1.2, whole genome shotgun sequence genomic DNA:
tttcaacgaatgTCACACTAGGAATACACAAAGCAGGGCTCCTTTTCGCGTATTGCGTTTTTCTCAATTGTCTCTTTGGTCAATCAAATGATAGGCTCTGTTATCGTTTTTCACGGGCGTGTCATCGTGCACCATTCGACATCGTAGCACTAGCCACTCTAATATCAACAAACGTGATACATTCTTTCGTCTTTAGGCACTTAATCGACAGTAAACTCATTCAGAAGCATGACGGGACACGCACACGGTGTGACACATTCGGCGAAACCGCTTCGTTACTTCACAACTCGACAGTGGAATACGCCAAACGGAACACAGAGCAACGAACGTAGAGGAGGGGGTAAACAAAACCGATATATTACCACTTGCACCGACTGATCTTTGGATTCCTAGGGATATTTTCTATGGAGATGAGATTGGTATTGCACTACCGTATCTAGCAGTATACGTGTCACTTCGCATTTATATAAGTTTAAtagattttatttacatatgtttttaattacagtgtaatcaaataaatttcactagttactttaattcatttaaatatcaCATGATGAATTTGTTTATTGTATATCAGATTCTTGTTTTCGTACCGATTCTTTCGTTATGTTAGATATGTATGcttaatgtatttatatatactgAAGACAAATgaaagtaatttatatattaaatgaaattatattaaaatagttaagttagaaattatatgaaaatagttaaaaataggaataatatatcgtatatgttACAAGTTTTGTTTAATGTATTATATTCAACAGCAGTAGATAATTGGATGCAATTTTGTCAGTTAGAGAAAACTTTCTTGGTAGTATATGTATGCGCATATAATGCCAAAAGGAAGTTCCAAGATTTGGTATTATGTATCGAGTACGACACTGTTCTTGCAAATTACCGTGCACTTGGATATCTTCGGCTAGATTCGGATTGAATGAATGCAGTGCAAAGAGAAAACACATTTGACGAGAATCATAATTTATTTTGGATTTCAAACGCTTATTGTTGAAAgatgtgtatatgtgtgtgtattcaAACAATTGGAATTAGCACTttattttcatctatatttaaCTGTATTTCATTTcactattaaaaaattatgattaaATTTGTTCACTGTGAGTTACTTAATTGTTTAAGCTTATGAACAAGTGAATTCCCAAAGGAATCTCTATATTGCGGGCTAACGAAATTCAACAAGCTGTAGGGCGTTTCGTAGTGCTCGCTTTCTCTCTTTGATGTGTCGTCGTGTTCGTTACCAACGATGGTAAAACCAGCACTTGATAGTTCTATGCAAAACTTCAAGCCCTCTAATGTAATCAAATTTAAGTAGAGGAAATGattgttatttcgtaatttttctGATATTTTGATGTCCGTTACATGCTGTTTTACGTCGTTGATAATGGTTTGCGCCTCAAGCTTCCAGTGATCCTTGTCCAGCTCTTTGTTATTCACCTCTTCCTTCATTCTCGCGTTTTAACAGCGTCAATAGTCGTCTTTTTACGGACGCATGTAATATTCTAAACAAACTGACGATATTATAGTTCAACGTTACTAATCAATGTTTCGTCAATGTTGGAACAAATTCACAATTCGTTACATTGAATGAAGTTCGTCTTATTCGTGCTAACAATAAGACAGCACGTGGACAGGTTAGAACCGAGAACCGAGGGTCAAAGACCAAGATTATACGATTATGTAACTATTAGACGAACTTATTTCTCTCTTAAGGAATATATAATATCGCTTTTCAGTGACGACAATGACTACGATCTGTCATCAGTTTAGACCTTGACACTGCGTAGTTGTAAATTTATGTTGTACATTCAATCCCACATATTTCTCGGTACATGTGCACCGAATGCACTATAAACCTGTACTAATTATGAATCATACTGCGTATGCAACTTCTCGCTTATCGCAACGCCATCTCATGACGTTCTCTGATACTAAATTTACCGCATCATTGAACGAATAAGCGGGAAAATTTATTATCCTATGGAgcagataaaatattaattcagtAACGATTTAGACGATCCTCGATCTTACATAAAGTTATTATGTTCCTGTTGATCTAGGAGCAGAGCGCTAGcaagtattaaaaattttttaattcaattcaattcaattcaattcaattcaattaTGTCAAAGTGGTAAGCTATTAATAGCTTTTTAAGACAGCTTTCTAAAATTCCAAgttttgataaattaaaaaaatataaggtAGCAACAAGAAAAGAATTTTATCCTTGTTCAATGTTCTCGTTTAGCAGTTGCTCAATAGCTACAAAAGAAACGTGATATCATTGTAACGAAGCTCACgtacatttattaatttcatctaTAGAATGCAAAGTTCAATTGGGACTGGTCATATCTCTTATTATATTCTGCATCGAGGACCTCGGCAACATGGTCACATAATATTTCtatgattattaaaatatatattactacactttctttatcattttttctcCTTTCATAATTCCAAGCAActttaaatcaaaatttattgaaaatagatGATCAATTTAAATGCTAATTCAAGCGCTTAATAACAATCTAATTTGATTTGAACTCGAATTCAACCATTTAATGTTTCGTGTATTTCACTCAATAAATGGATCTCACGATTTTTAGAAATAATCAAGTTCAATTTGAATGCAAATTCAAGCGTTTCATATCACGCGAATTTGATTCAACTGATCGTatgatttttaataacaatCGAGATCTATTTGAATGTAAATTCAAGCGTTTAGTATCTCATGAATTCGACTTAATCGATCGTACAATTTTCAATGACGATCGAATCGATATCGCGAAGCAGGACAAGAGAACTTGACGAGGTTGCGACAGCTGCCCCAGCTACGTAGCGATGAAGACGGGCCAAGCTGATACTGGGAGATGTGGGATCAGCTGCCGGAGCTGATACTGACGCAGATATTCAGTCACCTCGGTCATGGAGACCGTGCCAATGTTGCACACGTCTGTCGGCCATGGAACCGTGCACTTTCATCGCCAGTTCTTTGGCGTTCCATCACAGTCTTCATCGACCGTGATCTGCGTGGTGACTTCCCTTTAGCGGGAGAATTAGCCGTACGCAAACATttgcgaaaaataaaatatttaatatccatTCTCTTATACTACAGTCACATGATTCGTTAATGAAAcgtgtgaaattgaaattttgagtTTTTTGAAGAATAATCGTCCGTGTTTAATCCTTTCAAAattaacgaaacaatacatttcaaataattaatgaGACTTTCAAAATGACCGTTAAATTGTCTTAATTCTTTTCGGAATCATTGACATCTTTTGCAACATAGGATACTATCGTAAATGAGAAAGTATGTAATGCAAGGAGATGAACGATTTCCTATgcatatattttgcaaaaataatcATTCAAATCCACAAAAATGGATCGTtgtgaatttacaaaatttctatgaGAAATTACACATTGGTCATTTTGATCATTTTGGTAATTgcgttaattataatataaaattaaatgaattaataaattaaaaaattctattcattttttcaaattttagtgTATTATAGgctctatttattattatgttgtTGTATTCATAATTAAGAGGAAAATCCACCTAGAAAGGGTTAAACAGAATTAAAAATACAGACAAagattatttttgataaaacgaTAACAATTTTTAGTTACATTTGCATATCCGACATTCTTTTTACCCTAAAAGGAATTAACAGCAGTACTAAAACCAGATGTACAGAAAAATACGATtacgaaatttgttttatcgCATCTAATCTATCGAAATTCGATGATAATTACGTTTTACTTAGGCACAATATGGACAGCATATGCGAAGTTTAGAACTCGCCTGGTCACGACCGTATCTCTTGCCAAGAGAAGCTCGCATAACTCGTAATATTCAAGCTGAGGCAGGCGCTGACTTTCTTACGATTGTACGAGCCAAGAACGTCCAATTGAAGAAACTGATACTCACCGATTGGATCTTCATTTGTAAATGGGGAAATAGAAGCAAACTGTTGTA
This region includes:
- the LOC125384847 gene encoding GSK3-beta interaction protein → MKEEVNNKELDKDHWKLEAQTIINDVKQHVTDIKISEKLRNNNHFLYLNLITLEGLKFCIELSSAGFTIVGNEHDDTSKRESEHYETPYSLLNFVSPQYRDSFGNSLVHKLKQLSNSQ